The DNA window TAGGTAAAGTTGAAAAGGAAGAGTTAGATGAAGTTTTTATCTAACATGAGTGAGCAAGTTTTAATAAAAGGGTAGTGTCTGAAGGAGGAATAAAAATGAATCAATCAGATCATTACCAAAGAAAAAAGGGGGTAGGAATCTACTGTAGACTAAGTAATGAGGATGGAGAAAATACCTTATCTAATTCTATAGAAAATCAAAAGAATATATTAACAAAATATGCAATAGAAAATAAATTAAATATTTATGATTCCTATGTGGATGATGGTTATACAGGAACTAATTTTGATCGTCCAGGTTTTAAAAGGCTTTTGAGGGATATAGAAAATGGACATATTTCTATAGTCATCACAAAGGATATGAGCCGATTAGGAAGGGATTATATACAAGTAGGCTTTTATATTGAAAAGTATTTTCCAGAGGCAGGAGTACGATATATTGCGGTAAATGATGGTGTAGATACACAAAAGGATAATCAGAATGAACTGACTCCTTTTAAAGCGGTTATTAACGACATGTATTCAAAGGATATTAGTAAAAAAATAAGAAGTGTATTTGAATTAAAAAGAAAGATGGGAAAATTTATAGGTGCATTTGCTCCCTTTGGATATAAGAAAGATCCTGATGATAAAAATAGGTTGATTATAGATCAAGAAACCAGTTGGATTGTTAAAAAAATCTTTAATATGTATTTATCAGGAAAGGGCCTTAAGGTTATTGCTAACTATCTGAATGAAGAAAGTATTCCTCCTCCAGCTGTTTATAAAGCTAGAAATATAAAATCCTATCATCCAACCCAGATGAAAATAGGCAAATGGTGTCATAGTGGTGTAAAGCATATATTAACCAATCGAACCTATACAGGAGATTTAGCTCAAGGAAAAACTAAAAAAATCAATTATAAATCTAAGAAGATTAAAAGATTAAAAAGAGAAGATTGGTTGATTGTTAAAGACACCCATGAACCTATTATTTCAAGAGAAACTTTTAAATGGGCACAGGACTTAATGCAGGAAAAAAATAAATCTTTTAAAGGTGCAAAAAAAGGAGTCAAACTTTTTAGCGGTTTTTCATTTTGTGGAAATTGTGGGGGAGTTATGACTTATCATAAAATGCCAAAGGGGTATTATTTTTTAATATGTTCTACTTATAAAAAATATGGGAAGAAAGAATGTACGAGACATGCCATATTAGAAAAAAAATTAGAAAAAATGATTTTGGAGGATTTTAAGGATTTGGTAAATAGATTTGTAAATAAAGAAATCTTAAAAAAAGAGGCAGAAAAAATTTTAAATCAAGAAAAAGGGAAAGAAGAAGTATATAAAGAGGAATTGAAACTAGTAGAGAAAAGGGTAGAAGAAATTAGAGGGGTTTTAAAAGTTTTATATGAGGATAAGGCAAAGGGGTTCCTTGAGGAGAAGCAGCTTTTGGATTTGTATCATCAATTTAATGATGAAAACCAGCATCTTTTAAATCGAAGGGGAGAATTATTAAAAAAGTTGGGAAGTAAAAATAATAATAAAGAAGATAATAAAGTAGAAAAACTAATCTATAAAGTTTTGAATTTAAAGGGTTTCAATAGACTTATATTAACTCAATTAATAGATAAAATAGAGGTGTTTGAAGATCAAAAGGTTAGAGTACATTATAAATTCAAAAGGCTATACTGAGTGTTCTTCATGATAGTCAGCAAGATTTGGATGGAAACCTATTGCTTTTCAGATTGAAATGCAGGGAAAAGGAGAAGGATTAGGTCTATGCCAATATGGAGCAAATGGGATGGCGAAAGAGGGAAAAAGTGCTGAAGAAATTTTAAAATATTATTTTACAGGGGTGCAAATTAAAGAATTTGACAGACCTGGTATAAATAAGCCTTTAGAGGGCAAAATAATAGTACTAGATCCAGGGCATGGCGGTAATAACACAGAAGACACAATAGGACCAACGGGACTTAGAGAAAAAGATGTGAATTTATCTATATCTTTGGAATTAGCAGAACTACTGCGAAATGCTGGAGCGACAGTATATGAAACAAGAACGGAAGATATTTATGTACCTCTTAGTAAAAGATGTAATCTTGCAAAGGAAGTAAGGCCACATTTCTTTATGAGTATCCATCAAAATTATTTTTCAAATCCAAATATATCAGGAAGTGAAATTTATCATTACAGAGGCGACAAAGAAGGAGAAACATTGGCAAACTTCATTTTAGAAGAATTGTGGAATGAATTAGGATTGCTTAAAAAAGGTACAAAAGCTGCAGACTTTTATTTACTAAGAGAAGTAAAAAGCAGTGTGATTCATATTGAAGTTGCTTTTATTACAAACCCTAAGGAAGAAGAAAAATTAAGAGATGAAAAGTTCCAGTGTAAAGCAGCAAAAGCCATTGCTAAAGGGGTAATGCAATATTATGGCTATGAATAGAAGAAGGATTGGTGCTTCTATTGTTAGAACTTATGTTGAATAGAAAAAAGAATTTTTATGCAAATGTTTTCCTGACTAAATTTTAAAGATTTATTGACAATAACTTTTATCCATTGTATAATAATAGGTCATATATTTGACAATTATGTTCCAATGTGATATGATGGTACTGTATTCTGTGAAAGAAGGTGATTCGATGGCTAAAAAGAATGATTTAGCTAAAATCAGGAAAGACGTGGAACACCTTGTTGGAGAAAAGGTTCGATTGAAAGCCAACAAAGGAAGAAAGAAAATATCCGTAAGAGAAGGTATTCTTGAACAAACTTACCCGAACATCTTTGTGGTATGTATTGACGGTGGATATGATACGGTAAGAAGAGTTTCCTACAGCTATTCAGATATACTTACAGAAACAGTTGAAATTACTCTATGCGATAAAGAAAATGAAATTCAAGCTAGTTAACTTCTATAACCGCCTAGTTTATACTAGGCGGTTAATTTTTATCCAAAAATAAGTATGAAATTTTATAAAAGTATTTAAATATTTATGCAAAATATTTAAATTTAAAATTTAAGTTATCAATCGTAGGATAAAAATGGGATTGAAAGATGTTCCTTGATAAACTTCATGTACAATGCTATAATGACACCAATAATTAGGAAGAAAAGAGTGATTACATGAAGGAGAGTAATTTGAAAAATCTTATCGATCGATTGATTAATATAGGATTAAGTACATATGAAGCAAAAGCTTATATTGCTTTAATACAAAGTCCTAATATTAGTGCATATGAAATCAGTAAAATTTCAGGAGTACCTCAGTCTAAAATATATGAAATTATAAAAAAAATTATTCAAAAAGGATTAGCCATTGTAAATGGAACAAATCCAGTTAAATATACTGCCTTACCAGTTGATGAATTTTTAGATAGATATAGGGCCAATGTAGACGAATCAATTACTTATATAAAGAATAATTTAAAAACCATTAGTGAAGAAAATCATGTTGATTATATCTGGCATTTTGAAGGAAAAGATAAAATCAATAATAAAATCAAATCAATTATCAAGGAAGCTGAAAAGAGCTTATATTTTGAAATGTGGCGTAGTGAATATGATTTGT is part of the Crassaminicella profunda genome and encodes:
- a CDS encoding recombinase family protein, which produces MNQSDHYQRKKGVGIYCRLSNEDGENTLSNSIENQKNILTKYAIENKLNIYDSYVDDGYTGTNFDRPGFKRLLRDIENGHISIVITKDMSRLGRDYIQVGFYIEKYFPEAGVRYIAVNDGVDTQKDNQNELTPFKAVINDMYSKDISKKIRSVFELKRKMGKFIGAFAPFGYKKDPDDKNRLIIDQETSWIVKKIFNMYLSGKGLKVIANYLNEESIPPPAVYKARNIKSYHPTQMKIGKWCHSGVKHILTNRTYTGDLAQGKTKKINYKSKKIKRLKREDWLIVKDTHEPIISRETFKWAQDLMQEKNKSFKGAKKGVKLFSGFSFCGNCGGVMTYHKMPKGYYFLICSTYKKYGKKECTRHAILEKKLEKMILEDFKDLVNRFVNKEILKKEAEKILNQEKGKEEVYKEELKLVEKRVEEIRGVLKVLYEDKAKGFLEEKQLLDLYHQFNDENQHLLNRRGELLKKLGSKNNNKEDNKVEKLIYKVLNLKGFNRLILTQLIDKIEVFEDQKVRVHYKFKRLY
- a CDS encoding N-acetylmuramoyl-L-alanine amidase family protein, which gives rise to MAKEGKSAEEILKYYFTGVQIKEFDRPGINKPLEGKIIVLDPGHGGNNTEDTIGPTGLREKDVNLSISLELAELLRNAGATVYETRTEDIYVPLSKRCNLAKEVRPHFFMSIHQNYFSNPNISGSEIYHYRGDKEGETLANFILEELWNELGLLKKGTKAADFYLLREVKSSVIHIEVAFITNPKEEEKLRDEKFQCKAAKAIAKGVMQYYGYE
- a CDS encoding Veg family protein codes for the protein MAKKNDLAKIRKDVEHLVGEKVRLKANKGRKKISVREGILEQTYPNIFVVCIDGGYDTVRRVSYSYSDILTETVEITLCDKENEIQAS
- a CDS encoding TrmB family transcriptional regulator produces the protein MKNLIDRLINIGLSTYEAKAYIALIQSPNISAYEISKISGVPQSKIYEIIKKIIQKGLAIVNGTNPVKYTALPVDEFLDRYRANVDESITYIKNNLKTISEENHVDYIWHFEGKDKINNKIKSIIKEAEKSLYFEMWRSEYDLFYEDILKAKKRGVDIVTVMYGKSENEIGKVYHHEMEGMEIDANKHGRWITAVADEKECVFGIFKVEQNYAVWTQNKSFMLLAEAFITHDILIAEIYSKYKGLLDREFGPNMKKIREKIDIG